One stretch of Vulpes lagopus strain Blue_001 chromosome X, ASM1834538v1, whole genome shotgun sequence DNA includes these proteins:
- the LOC121482312 gene encoding melanoma-associated antigen B18-like: MPRGQKSKLRAREKRHQARSEAQGAPDAQVTDAAEEQPSAAPFPPLGGARSQDEERPSTSQAQPSTDHYRRTPLDDKAILLVQFLLRKYNMREAITKEDMMKYVIKKHKEHFHEILRKASELMVLAFGIDLKEIDPTRHYYALVSKFQHTCDNRLRGEEIMPRTGLLMTILCVIFMKGNRATEEDIWEVLNVMGIYADRKHFIYGDPKKLITQDLVQERYLQYQQVANSDPPRYEFLWGRRAHAETSKMKVLEFLAKIHNTVPSAFPSWYEEALRDEEERATARFAARLRMGALASVHSRAHSGSFSHL, from the exons ATGCCTCGGGGGCAGAAGAGTAAGCTTCGTGCCCGTGAGAAACGCCACCAGGCCCGGAGCGAGGCTCAGGGTGCCCCGGATGCTCAGGTCACTGACGCAGCAGAAGAACAGCCCTCCGCTGCCCCCTTTCCTCCTCTTGGTG GTGCCAGGAGCCAGGATGAGGAAAGACCAAGCACCTCTCAGGCACAGCCCAGCACTGATCATTACCGCAGAACCCCCCTAGATGACAAGGCAATTTTATTGGTGCAATTCCTGCTGCGCAAGTATAACATGAGGGAGGCCATAACAAAGGAAGATATGATGAAGTATGTCATCAAAAAACACAAGGAGCACTTCCATGAGATTCTCAGGAAGGCCTCTGAGCTAATGGTGCTGGCCTTTGGTATTGATCTGAAGGAAATCGACCCTACCAGGCACTACTATGCTCTTGTCAGCAAATTTCAGCACACCTGTGACAACAGGCTGAGGGGTGAGGAGATCATGCCCAGGACGGGCCTCTTGATGACTATCCTCTGTGTGATCTTCATGAAGGGCAACCGTGCCACTGAAGAGGATATCTGGGAAGTTCTTAATGTGATGGGGATATATGCCGATAGGAAGCACTTCATCTACGGGGATCCCAAGAAGCTCATCACTCAAGATTTGGTGCAGGAAAGGTACCTGCAGTACCAGCAGGTGGCCAACAGTGATCCTCCACGGTATGAGTTCCTGTGGGGCCGGAGAGCCCATGCTGAGACCAGCAAGATGAAAGTCCTTGAGTTCTTGGCCAAGATTCACAATACTGTTCCCAGTGCCTTCCCATCCTGGTATGAAGAAGCTTTGagagatgaggaagagagagCCACAGCCAGATTTGCAGCTCGGCTTCGTATGGGTGCCTTGGCCAGTGTCCACTCCAGGGCCCATTCTGGCAGCTTCTCCCACCTGTAG